A portion of the uncultured Bacteroides sp. genome contains these proteins:
- the ettA gene encoding energy-dependent translational throttle protein EttA, translating into MADDKKIIFSMVGVSKAFQPNKNVLKDIYLSFFYGAKIGIIGLNGSGKSTVLKIIAGLEKSYQGEVVFSPGYSVGYLAQEPHLDDNKTVKEVVMEGVQPIVDALAEYEAINLKFGEPEYYEDADKMEKLFARQAELQDIIDATDAWNLDSMLERAMDALRCPPEDQPVKNLSGGERRRVALCRLLLQKPDILLLDEPTNHLDAESIDWLEQHLQQYEGTVIAVTHDRYFLDHVAGWILELDRGEGIPWKGNYSSWLEQKTKRMEMEEKTVSKRRKTLERELDWVRMAPKARQAKGKARLNSYDKLLNEDQKEKEEKLEIFIPNGPRLGNKVIEAKAVAKAYGDKLLFDDLNFMLPPNGIVGIIGPNGAGKTTLFRLIMGMEKADKGEFEVGETVKVAYVDQQHKDIDANKSVYQVISGGNELMRLGGRDINARAYLSRFNFAGGDQEKLCGVLSGGERNRLHLAMALKEEGNVLLLDEPTNDIDVNTLRALEEGLEDFAGCAVVISHDRWFLDRICTHILAFEGDSNVFYFEGSYSEYEENKMKRLGNEEPKRVRYRKLIQG; encoded by the coding sequence ATGGCTGACGATAAAAAGATTATTTTCTCGATGGTTGGGGTGAGCAAAGCTTTTCAACCAAACAAAAATGTATTGAAAGACATCTATCTCTCATTCTTCTATGGCGCCAAGATTGGTATCATAGGTCTCAATGGTTCGGGTAAGTCTACTGTGCTAAAAATTATTGCCGGTCTGGAGAAGTCATACCAGGGAGAGGTCGTTTTTTCTCCCGGTTATTCAGTTGGCTATCTGGCACAGGAACCCCATCTCGACGATAACAAAACGGTGAAAGAAGTGGTGATGGAAGGCGTGCAACCTATTGTGGATGCACTTGCGGAATATGAAGCAATCAACCTGAAGTTTGGCGAACCGGAGTATTATGAGGATGCTGATAAGATGGAAAAACTCTTTGCCCGCCAGGCAGAGTTGCAAGATATTATCGATGCTACTGATGCGTGGAATCTGGATAGCATGCTAGAGCGTGCGATGGATGCTTTGCGTTGTCCGCCCGAAGACCAGCCGGTGAAGAACCTTTCAGGAGGAGAGCGTCGTCGAGTGGCACTGTGTCGCTTACTTCTGCAGAAACCCGATATCTTGTTGCTCGATGAGCCTACCAACCACCTTGACGCAGAGTCTATCGACTGGTTAGAGCAACATCTGCAACAATATGAAGGTACGGTTATTGCCGTGACCCATGACCGCTACTTCCTCGATCATGTAGCCGGATGGATTTTGGAACTTGATCGTGGCGAGGGCATTCCATGGAAAGGAAACTACTCTTCTTGGTTGGAACAGAAAACCAAACGCATGGAGATGGAAGAAAAAACAGTAAGCAAACGTCGCAAGACACTTGAACGTGAGCTCGACTGGGTACGCATGGCTCCCAAAGCTCGTCAGGCAAAAGGTAAGGCTCGTCTGAACTCTTACGACAAATTGCTCAATGAAGATCAGAAAGAGAAAGAAGAGAAATTGGAAATCTTTATTCCCAACGGACCACGTTTGGGGAATAAAGTCATTGAAGCCAAAGCTGTAGCCAAGGCGTATGGCGATAAGTTACTGTTCGATGACCTGAACTTCATGCTTCCTCCCAATGGCATTGTAGGTATAATAGGACCCAATGGTGCCGGTAAAACGACTCTTTTCAGACTCATTATGGGTATGGAGAAGGCTGATAAAGGTGAATTTGAGGTAGGAGAGACTGTAAAAGTAGCCTACGTAGACCAACAGCATAAAGATATTGATGCCAATAAGAGTGTTTATCAAGTTATCTCAGGTGGCAATGAGTTGATGCGATTGGGTGGACGAGACATCAATGCCCGTGCATATCTCTCGCGCTTTAATTTCGCAGGAGGTGACCAAGAGAAACTTTGCGGAGTTCTCTCGGGTGGTGAGCGAAATCGTCTTCATCTGGCCATGGCTCTTAAAGAGGAAGGTAACGTGCTTTTACTCGATGAGCCAACCAATGATATTGATGTGAATACCTTGCGTGCGCTCGAAGAAGGTCTCGAAGACTTTGCCGGTTGTGCTGTGGTAATTTCCCACGACCGTTGGTTCCTTGATCGTATTTGCACACATATTCTTGCCTTCGAAGGTGATTCTAACGTCTTCTATTTTGAAGGATCTTATTCAGAGTATGAAGAGAACAAAATGAAACGTTTAGGCAATGAAGAACCCAAACGTGTGAGATATAGAAAGCTGATACAAGGATAA